The window CACTGTTGCACTGTAGAGAGGCAGTCAGAGTCCGTGGCTTCTTTCTGACACTTTGCTCTTCAAACTCTCCCTTACGTTTGGTGTGCGTTTTGGATTTGAGATGATCATTGATTGCAGACTTGCGGACATGATTCAGGACTACATTGCAAAAACTGCAATAGAGTTTCCCTCCGTCTTCATACAGTTCACTGCCAAACTCAGTCACACGATCCTGAGGGGTCACATATAAAGCAGTCTTTGAACGGCTCCGGGAAGGAGGTGGCTTTACATCAAATCGTTCCATTGCTGCCTTGAGTaaactgaaaaaaagagagagaaagtgagtgtgTGATTTTGCATTTATGTTCAACTTGTACAATAGAATTTAGTCATAGTCAGGTGAAAAAGGAAGTCCAGCCTCTTTGAGTTCTTTGATTTTATGTATCATACTAAAAATCATCTGGCCTTAGCAGTTCTTAAAAGTAGGTAAATATAACTTTAGATGAACCATAACACATGATATATGTACGCCATGtcatcatttattttacaaaaagaaagccaaaattgAGAAACCTCTGTGAAAAACCAAGTACACTTTGCAGAACCACCTTTAGCAGTCATAAATTGAAGTAAACATTT of the Erythrolamprus reginae isolate rEryReg1 chromosome 4, rEryReg1.hap1, whole genome shotgun sequence genome contains:
- the CGGBP1 gene encoding CGG triplet repeat-binding protein 1 isoform X2, with product MERFDVKPPPSRSRSKTALYVTPQDRVTEFGSELYEDGGKLYCSFCNVVLNHVRKSAINDHLKSKTHTKRKGEFEEQSVRKKPRTLTASLQCNSATQTEKPSVVQDFVKMFLEASIPLEKADHPAVRAFLSRHVKNGNSIPKADQLRKIYLSDGFTNQLIKSEEH